A DNA window from Thermosynechococcaceae cyanobacterium Okahandja contains the following coding sequences:
- the nagA gene encoding N-acetylglucosamine-6-phosphate deacetylase, which translates to MTTTIQWLDRVRLLGCDRLQQVQLTDGRVSAIGETILPPDAADVIDVQGDYLSLGGVDLQINGALGIPFPNLTTSEPLRRISTYLWQQGIDAYAPTIVTAPLADIQRALAAIEQFQPEPSYPSAAVLGAHLEGPCLNPAKRGAHPAAYLQPLTREVLEQILGAFSSTVAMITLAPELDASGTALPYLHSLGITISLGHSLATAAEADIAFAAGATMVTHAFNAMPPLHHREPGLLAAALVNPQVWCGVIGDGVHVHPLMLKLLYECAGDRLFLVSDALAPLGLGDGVYPWDSRQIHVKDGTARLADGTLCGTTVPLLAMVGRLVDWGVCDFASALQLATVNPRRALGLGADVLGQPITNLLRWRSPHQYERLLPAIEVDVARPATPVG; encoded by the coding sequence ATGACCACGACTATCCAATGGCTAGACCGAGTGCGGCTGCTGGGGTGCGATCGCCTTCAGCAAGTGCAGTTAACAGACGGGCGGGTTAGTGCCATTGGCGAAACGATTCTGCCGCCCGATGCCGCTGATGTCATTGACGTTCAGGGGGACTACCTCTCCCTTGGGGGTGTTGATTTACAGATTAATGGTGCCTTGGGCATCCCCTTTCCTAATTTGACGACTTCGGAGCCTCTGCGCCGGATTAGTACCTATTTGTGGCAGCAGGGCATTGATGCCTACGCCCCAACCATTGTGACCGCACCGCTTGCGGATATTCAGCGTGCCTTGGCGGCGATTGAGCAGTTTCAGCCGGAGCCGAGCTATCCGAGTGCTGCCGTGCTAGGGGCGCATTTAGAGGGCCCCTGCCTCAATCCGGCCAAGCGGGGGGCGCATCCTGCCGCCTATTTACAGCCTTTGACCCGTGAGGTGCTCGAGCAGATCCTAGGGGCGTTCAGCAGTACCGTGGCGATGATTACCCTTGCCCCTGAGCTAGATGCCAGTGGTACCGCTCTCCCCTATTTGCACTCCCTTGGGATCACGATTAGTTTGGGGCATTCCTTGGCCACGGCAGCCGAGGCAGACATCGCCTTTGCCGCCGGTGCAACGATGGTCACCCACGCCTTTAATGCGATGCCACCACTCCATCATCGCGAGCCGGGATTATTGGCAGCAGCGTTGGTGAATCCGCAGGTGTGGTGTGGTGTGATTGGCGATGGGGTTCATGTGCATCCCTTAATGCTGAAGCTGCTTTACGAGTGCGCGGGCGATCGCCTCTTCCTTGTGAGTGATGCCCTTGCCCCCTTGGGGTTAGGGGATGGGGTCTATCCGTGGGACAGCCGCCAAATTCACGTTAAGGATGGCACGGCACGACTGGCGGATGGCACCCTGTGTGGCACCACCGTTCCCCTGCTGGCCATGGTGGGTCGGTTGGTGGACTGGGGGGTCTGTGATTTTGCCAGTGCGCTGCAATTGGCGACGGTCAACCCCCGCCGTGCCCTTGGCCTAGGGGCGGACGTGCTGGGTCAACCAATAACAAACCTCTTGCGGTGGCGATCGCCCCACCAGTACGAACGTTTGCTGCCGGCGATTGAGGTTGATGTAGCCCGTCCCGCCACGCCGGTAGGGTAG
- a CDS encoding ferredoxin family protein, which produces MAHTIVTNICEGVADCVEACPVACIHPGPGKNAKGTDWFWIDFATCIDCGICLQVCPVADAIVPEERPDLQTTPQP; this is translated from the coding sequence GTGGCGCACACGATTGTGACCAATATCTGTGAAGGCGTTGCCGACTGTGTTGAAGCCTGTCCTGTGGCCTGCATTCACCCGGGGCCGGGCAAGAATGCCAAAGGCACAGACTGGTTCTGGATTGACTTTGCCACCTGTATTGACTGCGGCATTTGTCTGCAAGTGTGTCCTGTGGCGGATGCCATTGTGCCCGAGGAGCGTCCTGATCTCCAAACAACGCCTCAGCCATGA
- a CDS encoding ferrous iron transport protein A — protein sequence MSSSRWRPFIYIADPHRQQSQRQEAMSKPLSLATATVGDRYRIAELRCTNSHQLLAMGLAPNAVMTVLQRHDQGAVMVGVDTQRFCLNHELAAKIMLTPLEAITLGTAPVGSRLRVVGYAATAPIYKRKLLAMGLTPGVEIEVIRHAPLGDPTDIRVRGFHLSLRRDEAAALQVQQI from the coding sequence ATGTCTTCATCACGCTGGCGACCCTTTATCTACATTGCCGACCCCCATCGGCAGCAATCGCAACGACAAGAAGCCATGTCTAAGCCCCTCTCATTAGCCACCGCCACGGTTGGCGATCGCTACCGTATTGCCGAGTTGCGCTGCACCAACAGCCACCAACTTTTGGCCATGGGATTGGCCCCCAACGCCGTCATGACAGTTTTGCAGCGCCATGACCAAGGAGCAGTCATGGTGGGTGTTGACACCCAGCGATTTTGTCTCAACCATGAACTGGCCGCCAAAATTATGCTGACCCCCTTAGAGGCGATCACCTTGGGGACTGCCCCAGTGGGTAGCCGGTTACGGGTGGTGGGCTATGCCGCCACGGCTCCCATTTATAAGCGCAAATTATTAGCAATGGGCTTGACCCCGGGTGTTGAAATCGAAGTGATCCGCCATGCTCCCCTTGGCGACCCTACCGACATCCGCGTGCGTGGTTTTCATCTCAGCTTACGCAGGGATGAGGCGGCGGCTCTGCAAGTGCAGCAAATTTAG